Genomic window (Marinobacter fonticola):
AACAGGTAGAAACTGCTTCGGGTAGGCTTCACGAGAGAGGGGCCACAGACGTGTTCCGGATCCACCGGAAAGAATGACAGCTAACATACAGCATCCTTGTCAGAAACTTTTATCCGATTCTAACTCAAATAAGGGCTGTATTGCTTGTGGGATATTGCTGAAATGCCGTTAAGACGCGGCAATGGTCAGAAAACAGAACGAGGACGGCAGCGTAGTGGCCAGTAAAACCTGTAACTATCGATAAATACCAGCAAAAAATACCAGAGTAATGTAGCGGAAGCTTTAGCTTTCGAGGAGGCTAGAAGCCTCCCGATTTCCGGGCCCTGACGGGCCCTCCGAAGCTGAAGCTTCGTCTACATGTAAGGCACGTATGTCGCCCTAACATGAAAGGCAGGTCAACTTAATCCTGCTGCCAGCCTTGCACCGCATCTTTACCGTACTTATCACGCCATTCATTCAGCGTCTTGTGGTTACCGCCTCGGGTTTTGACCACTTCGCCGGTGTTCGGGTTCTTATACGTCTTCAGGGGGCGCTTGGGGCGGGAACCGGAACCTGCTTCGACTTTAGCGCCTGAAACTGCCGGGTCAATAGCACCCAGCACTTGCAATACATCTTTCGCCGACTTGTTGTACTCTTTCATCAAGCCGCGAATCTTCTCTTCAAACTCAAGCTCATGCTTCAGCGCGTTGTCTTCCTCGAGTTTACGCAGCTCGTCTGCAAGCTTATCCATAAGCTGTTTCTTCTGGTAATACTCGTTAATCTTTGCCATGGATATATCCTTACTTGGTTCAATTTAGTTAATTGATTCAAATAAACTGGAAACTTATCGAATAAAGGACGCCGGATAAGGGGCAAAACTACGCTTAAGTTTTGCCTAGCCGTCACTGACGGAAATCATAGTAGAACAATACACAGAATATGACAATTAAAAGCGATACCGTAACATTATCTTCACTAGTAAACGCAGCCTGACTGCGAAAATAAAAAAGGGCCTCTGAGAGGCCCTTTTGAAATACGCTAAAACCTAAAATCCAGATCACATCACTTTTTACAAGCGCAGATGAGATGCAGTTTTGGCAAACGTTCCTTTCAGATCATAGAAAACGCCACCCGATTTAAGGTACGAGCGAACTTCCGCGTCACCCATTTCAATATATTCACGGTGCGCCACAGTTAGGATAACGCCATCATAGGCTTGTTTTTCGGGCGATGCACAAAGCGATATACCATACTCGTGAACCGCCTCTTCATTACTGGCCCATGCATCGGCGACATCCACTTGGCAGCCAAAATCTTTTAGCTCACGGACGACATCGATAACACGCGTATTGCGCAAATCAGGACAGTTTTCCTTGAAGGTAAACCCGAGAATCAATATCCGCGCGCCCGAAATTGTTTGCCCGGACCGAATCATTGCCTTGATCAGTTCAGACGCGGCATAAGCCCCCATGCCATCGTTAACCCGACGACCCGCCAGAATCATTTCAGGATGATATCCCACGGACTGAGCCTTATGCGTCAAGTAGTAGGGATCAACGCCAATACAATGCCCGCCGACCAAACCCGGCTTGAACGGTAAGAAATTCCACTTGGTGCCCGCGGCCGCCAACACTTCATGGGTATCGATACCCAGGCGGGCAAAGATCATCGAGAGTTCGTTCATCAAAGCGATATTAACGTCGCGCTGGGTGTTCTCAATAACCTTGGCGGCTTCGGCAACTTTTATCGAGCTGGCTTTGTGCGTGCCAGCGGTGATGAC
Coding sequences:
- a CDS encoding histone-like nucleoid-structuring protein, MvaT/MvaU family, which encodes MAKINEYYQKKQLMDKLADELRKLEEDNALKHELEFEEKIRGLMKEYNKSAKDVLQVLGAIDPAVSGAKVEAGSGSRPKRPLKTYKNPNTGEVVKTRGGNHKTLNEWRDKYGKDAVQGWQQD
- the tviB gene encoding Vi polysaccharide biosynthesis UDP-N-acetylglucosamine C-6 dehydrogenase TviB, which translates into the protein MKKIGIIGLGYVGLPLAVAFGEKREVVGFDINTKRIAELKQGMDFTREVSKDELAASKHLSFTDSMEGIADCQIYIVTVPTPIDEFKSPDLTPLVKASETVGKVLKKDDIVIYESTVYPGATEEVCIPVLEKLSGLKFNQDFYAGYSPERINPGDKEHRVTSIKKVTSGSTPEIADEVDAVYAEVITAGTHKASSIKVAEAAKVIENTQRDVNIALMNELSMIFARLGIDTHEVLAAAGTKWNFLPFKPGLVGGHCIGVDPYYLTHKAQSVGYHPEMILAGRRVNDGMGAYAASELIKAMIRSGQTISGARILILGFTFKENCPDLRNTRVIDVVRELKDFGCQVDVADAWASNEEAVHEYGISLCASPEKQAYDGVILTVAHREYIEMGDAEVRSYLKSGGVFYDLKGTFAKTASHLRL